Proteins encoded within one genomic window of Gadus chalcogrammus isolate NIFS_2021 chromosome 6, NIFS_Gcha_1.0, whole genome shotgun sequence:
- the si:dkeyp-97a10.3 gene encoding serine/arginine repetitive matrix protein 1: MNPLLLVSLTVLVRFSLSQEPVSIEFQTDPVLVQTGTDILFTIINLPDVVLVTWDSPGGSTSLAIWSGGSGTVNPPTQYLGRVSVTRNQLRISNAQLNDAGSYRVQVNPSVSTGLASNSKSVQLQVFVAVSGVTLSVPPVAVEGSNISLTCSFATGTQESVAWGFQGAALTAGPRISISGGSLVIDPGRRGDAGEYSCTVSNAVSARSAKRTLTVYFGPDTPVLTKDLPVDCVGGGDTVLGQTVTLTCVSVSLPPALFSWQQNGRPVATVQPDSGVLGVQAVSANQSGRYTCLARNAITGGASEQSTEVEVVQTCLSGGEVAGIVIGSLAALLLIILLILLLVRWRRREATTRSRTHTPVPPVPLGNGLVVQGSDPPLHQPNPRYTLPQQYNHQAPNNTTLPRDRDPDLPPPYRRHHGNARLLPAAFPDDGIDNPGFSPAAAADTLSRTAPQNSNILIQGAAPDGSRPPTVQVNLGPQPGGATGTLPAMHFNLNSFPAGAQPPAGAEIGHTQPGGARRSDDARRSGDDRRSGDDRRSGDDRRSGDDRHSGDDRRSGDGRSSGDGRRPDDARRSGDDRRSGDDPRRQRSDPARRVLEDPGGRSLVPTGYSHRSSPRADTHPFQRHTDPLSNSHPSHRSSDAHADRRERGSGDGGRTSSRSQGPAPWDLLRGTPAYPNGARSEGSDYTTQNPPPAPTRAPEPGRVDREGRGRQEVTSDTRRARSRPAASPSHHSQEAPRAQRERTQSRDYSPQRVARETATEPRGHVTQQPSPAPRPNQSSPSPRPSPAPRPNQSSPSPRRRRPHPQTTVTKATPRPGQTGTH, translated from the exons ATGAACCCGCTgctcctcgtctctctgacAG TCCTGGTGCGGTTCAGTCTGTCCCAGGAGCCGGTCTCCATCGAGTTCCAGACCGACCCGGTTCTGGTCCAAACCGGCACGGACATCCTCTTCACCATCATCAACCTCCCCGACGTGGTGCTGGTGACTTGGGACTCCCCAGGGGGCAGCACCTCTCTGGCTATTTGGTCCGGAGGGTCTGGGACGGTCAACCCGCCCACCCAGTACTTGGGCCGGGTCTCCGTCACCCGCAACCAGCTCCGTATCAGCAACGCACAGCTGAACGACGCCGGAAGCTACAGAGTCCAGGTCAACCCCAGCGTCAGCACAGGCCTCGCCTCTAACTCGAAATCCGTCCAGCTCCAGGTGTTCG TGGCGGTGTCCGGGGTGACTCTGTCGGTGCCcccggtggcggtggagggtaGTAACATCTCCCTCACCTGCTCCTTCGCCACGGGGACGCAGGAGAGCGTGGCCTGGGGGTTCCAGGGCGCGGCCCTCACCGCCGGCCCCCGCATCAGCATCTCGGGGGGCTCGCTGGTCATCGACCCGGGTCGCCGCGGCGACGCCGGGGAGTACTCGTGCACCGTTAGCAACGCCGTCAGCGCCCGCAGCGCCAAGCGGACCCTCACCGTCTACT ttgGCCCGGACACTCCGGTGCTGACCAAGGACCTCCCGGTGGACTGTGTGGGCGGAGGTGACACCGTGCTGGGGCAGACCGTCACCCTCACCTGCGTGtcagtctccctcccccccgccctgtTCTCGTGGCAACAAAACGGGCGACCCGTGGCCACCGTCCAACCAGACAGCGGCGTGCTGGGCGTGCAGGCGGTCTCGGCCAATCAGAGCGGCCGCTACACCTGCCTGGCCCGGAACGCCATCACGGGGGGCGCGTCGGAGCAGTCGACCGAGGTGGAGGTCGTGC agACGTGTCTGAGTGGAGGGGAGGTTGCGGGCATTGTGATTGGCTCCCTGGCCGCGCTGCTCCTGATCATCCTTCTCATTCTTCTTCTGGTGCGCTGGAGGAGGCGTGAGGCGACCACTCgctcgcgcacgcacacacctgtt CCTCCAGTTCCTCTGGGAAACGGGCTGGTGGTCCAGGGATCGGACCCCCCTCTCCACCAGCCCAACCCCCGCTACACCCTCCCCCAGCAATACAACCACCAAGCCCCCAACAACACCACCCTCCCCCGGGACCGGGACCCGGACCTCCCGCCTCCGTACCGTCGTCACCACGGCAACGCCCGGCTCCTACCAGCCGCTTTCCCCGACGACGGCATCGACAACCCGGGCTTCtcacccgccgccgccgcggacACGCTGTCGCGCACAGCGCCTCAGAACTCCAACATCCTGATCCAAGGGGCGGCGCCGGACGGCTCCCGGCCCCCGACCGTCCAGGTCAACCTCGGGCCCCAGCCGGGGGGCGCCACGGGAACGCTGCCCGCCATGCACTTTAACCTCAACTCCTTCCCCGCCGGCGCTCAGCCCCCCGCCGGCGCCGAGATCGGCCACACCCAACCGGGTGGCGCTCGGCGTTCCGACGACGCACGGCGTTCCGGGGACGATCGGCGTTCCGGTGACGATCGGCGTTCCGGTGACGATCGGCGATCCGGCGACGATCGGCATTCTGGCGACGATCGGCGTTCCGGCGACGGTCGAAGTTCCGGGGACGGTCGACGTCCCGACGACGCCCGGCGATCCGGCGACGATCGGCGTTCCGGCGACGATCCCAGAAGGCAACGCTCCGACCCTGCGAGGCGAGTGTTGGAGGACCCCGGCGGACGGTCGCTGGTGCCTACTGGATACTCCCACAGGAGCAGTCCCAGGGCCGACACACACCCGTTCCAACGACACACTGACCCTCTCAGCAACTCGCACCCCTCCCATCGAAGCAGCGACGCCCACGCCGACCGGCGAGAGCGAGGGTCTGGGGACGGGGGCCGGACCAGCAGCCGCTCacaaggccccgccccctgggaCCTCCTGCGGGGGACGCCGGCGTACCCCAACGGCGCCAGGTCGGAGGGCTCGGACTACActacccagaatcccccgccAGCCCCGACCAGGGCTCCGGAACCGGGCAGGGTCGACCGTGAGGGCCGgggcagacaggaagtgacgtCAGACACCAGGCGGGCGCGGTCCCGCCCCGCCGCTTCCCCGTCACACCACTCGCAGGAGGCCCCTCGTGCACAGAGGGAGCGCACACAGTCCCGCGACTACAGTCCCCAACGGGTCGCCAGGGAGACCGCCACCGAGCCAAGAGGTCACGTGACTCAGCA acccagccccgcccccagaccCAACCagtccagcccctcccccagacccagccccgcccccagaccCAACCagtccagcccctcccccagacgGCGGCGTCCCCACCCACAAACCACCGTCACCAAGGCAACGCCGCGCCCCGGTCAAACGGGAACCCACTGA
- the LOC130384253 gene encoding free fatty acid receptor 2 yields the protein MQDCHTGLCLSVYVITFVTGFPANVLAFYTFCGKVRKKATPIDILLLNLTVSDLLFLLFLPFKMQEVMNNMLWEMPYALCPLSGFIFYTTIYNSTFFLTAVSVERYLGVAFPIQHTLRRRPLYAVLASLFFWVFSIAQLSIVFIMPFIGNEGTSPGNGTHGGNPNDAGSGSGSGSGSWAVEMLQEDPSSRSGDPRRESVCYENFTPAQLAVLLPVRLELGLVLFCVPFLICSFCYINFIHILSRLKHIGRRRKLRAIGMALGTLLVFAVCFVPYNVSHLVGFVTWRSPDWRDKALLFSTFNACLDPLIFYLSSAALRSVVGGVVQGARRRLAGCWAGSASLRPWSRVKPPSPENGERREAMSAI from the coding sequence ATGCAGGACTGCCACACGGGGTTGTGCCTCTCGGTCTACGTCATCACCTTCGTCACGGGCTTCCCGGCCAACGTGCTCGCCTTCTACACCTTCTGCGGCAAGGTGCGCAAGAAGGCCACGCCCATCGACATCCTCCTGCTCAACCTCACCGTCTCGGACCTGCTCTTCCTGCTCTTCCTGCCCTTCAAGATGCAGGAGGTGATGAACAACATGCTGTGGGAGATGCCCTACGCGCTCTGCCCGCTCTCGGGCTTCATCTTCTACACCACCATCTACAACAGCACCTTCTTCCTGACGGCCGTCAGCGTGGAGCGCTACCTGGGAGTGGCCTTCCCCATCCAGCACACGCTGCGCCGCCGGCCCCTGTACGCCGTGCTGGCCAGCCTCTTCTTCTGGGTCTTCTCCATCGCCCAGCTCAGCATCGTCTTCATCATGCCCTTCATTGGCAACGAGGGAACCTCGCCCGGCAACGGCACCCACGGCGGCAACCCCAATGATGCAGGCAGCGGCAGTGGCAGTGGCAGCGGCAGCTGGGCGGTGGAGATGCTGCAGGAGGACCCCTCGAGCCGCTCGGGGGACCCCCGCAGGGAGTCGGTGTGCTACGAGAACTTCACGCCGGCCCAGTTGGCCGTCCTGCTGCCGGTGAGGCTGGAGCTGGGCCTGGTGCTCTTCTGCGTCCCGTTCCTCATCTGCAGCTTCTGCTACATCAACTTCATCCACATCCTGTCGCGGCTGAAGCACATCGGCCGCCGCCGGAAGCTGCGCGCCATCGGCATGGCCCTGGGCACCCTGCTCGTGTTCGCCGTGTGCTTCGTGCCCTACAACGTGTCCCACCTGGTGGGCTTCGTCACGTGGCGGAGCCCCGACTGGCGCGACAAGGCGCTGCTCTTCAGCACCTTCAACGCCTGCCTGGACCCGCTCATCTTCTACCTGTCGTCGGCGGCGCTGCGGAGCGTGGTGGGCGGCGTGGTGCAGGGCGCCCGGAGGAGGCTGGCCGGGTGCTGGGCGGGCTCCGCCAGCCTGCGTCCCTGGAGCCGAGTGAAGCCGCCCTCGCCGGAGAACGGCGAGAGACGGGAGGCGATGAGCGCTATCTGA